The Mixta hanseatica genome includes a region encoding these proteins:
- the narH gene encoding nitrate reductase subunit beta, with the protein MKIRSQVGMVMNLDKCIGCHTCSVTCKNVWTGREGMEYAWFNNVETKPGIGYPKAWEDQDKWKGGWIRKINGKLEPRLGGKAGVMAKIFANPEVPGIDDYYEPFSFDYQHLHNAKEGKYQPIARPRSLISGQRMKKVEWGPNWEEILGGEFSMRSQDSNFVAMQKEMYGQFENTFMMYLPRLCEHCLNPSCVATCPSGAIYKREEDGIVLIDQDRCRGWRLCISGCPYKKIYFNWKSGKSEKCIFCYPRIESGMPTVCSETCVGRIRYLGVVLYDADRIADAASTEHETDLYERQLDVFLDPNDPEVIAEALAQGIPENVLDAAQKSPVWKLAMDWKLALPLHPEYRTLPMVWYVPPLSPIQSVADAGALPMDGALPAVETLRIPVQYLANLLSAGDTAPVLRALKRMMAMRHYKRAQTVDGETDTRAIEQVGLSVAQVEEMYRYLAIANYEDRFVIPTSHRELAADAFPERNGCGFTFGDGCHGSDSKFNLFNSRRIDAINITHRAEGE; encoded by the coding sequence ATGAAAATACGTTCACAGGTCGGGATGGTGATGAATCTCGACAAATGCATTGGCTGTCATACCTGCTCCGTTACCTGTAAAAACGTCTGGACCGGACGCGAAGGCATGGAATACGCCTGGTTTAATAATGTGGAAACCAAGCCGGGCATCGGCTATCCCAAAGCCTGGGAAGATCAGGACAAATGGAAGGGCGGCTGGATCCGTAAAATCAACGGCAAGCTGGAGCCAAGGCTGGGCGGCAAAGCGGGCGTCATGGCTAAAATCTTCGCTAACCCGGAAGTGCCGGGCATTGATGATTACTACGAGCCGTTCAGCTTTGACTATCAGCATCTGCATAACGCCAAAGAGGGTAAATATCAGCCGATCGCCCGCCCGCGTTCGCTGATCAGCGGGCAGCGCATGAAAAAGGTGGAGTGGGGACCGAACTGGGAAGAGATTCTTGGCGGCGAATTCAGTATGCGCTCGCAGGACAGCAACTTCGTGGCGATGCAGAAGGAGATGTACGGCCAGTTTGAAAACACCTTTATGATGTATCTGCCGCGCCTGTGCGAACACTGCCTGAACCCCAGCTGCGTGGCTACCTGTCCCAGCGGCGCTATCTATAAGCGCGAAGAGGACGGCATCGTACTGATTGATCAGGACCGCTGCCGCGGCTGGCGCCTGTGCATCAGCGGCTGCCCCTACAAAAAAATCTACTTTAACTGGAAAAGCGGGAAATCGGAGAAGTGCATTTTTTGTTATCCACGTATCGAATCCGGCATGCCGACCGTCTGTTCAGAAACCTGCGTTGGCCGTATCCGCTATCTTGGCGTGGTGCTGTATGACGCCGACCGCATTGCCGATGCCGCCAGCACCGAGCATGAAACCGATCTCTATGAGCGTCAGCTTGACGTGTTTTTGGATCCCAATGACCCGGAAGTGATTGCGGAAGCGCTGGCGCAGGGCATCCCGGAAAACGTGCTGGACGCGGCGCAAAAATCGCCGGTCTGGAAGCTGGCGATGGACTGGAAACTGGCGCTGCCGCTGCACCCTGAATACCGTACCTTGCCGATGGTCTGGTACGTGCCGCCCTTGTCGCCGATTCAGTCGGTGGCTGACGCGGGCGCGCTGCCGATGGATGGCGCGCTGCCGGCGGTGGAAACGCTGCGCATTCCGGTGCAATACCTGGCGAACCTGCTGAGCGCTGGCGATACCGCGCCGGTGCTGCGGGCACTGAAAAGAATGATGGCGATGCGCCATTACAAGCGCGCGCAAACGGTGGATGGCGAGACCGATACCCGCGCCATTGAGCAGGTTGGCCTGAGCGTGGCGCAGGTGGAAGAGATGTATCGCTATTTGGCCATCGCCAACTATGAGGATCGCTTCGTGATCCCCACCAGCCATCGCGAGCTGGCGGCGGACGCTTTCCCGGAGCGCAACGGCTGCGGCTTTACCTTTGGCGACGGCTGCCATGGCAGCGACAGCAAATTCAACCTGTTCAATAGCCGCCGCATCGATGCCATCAATATCACCCACCGGGCGGAGGGCGAATAA
- a CDS encoding nitrate reductase subunit alpha gives MSKLVDKFRYFRQKSDSFSDGHGQLMNSNRDWEDSYRQRWQYDKIVRSTHGVNCTGSCSWKIYVKNGLVTWETQQTDYPRTRPDLPNHEPRGCPRGASYSWYIYSANRLKYPLVRRRLVELWREALAQHGDPVLAWNAIVTDPEKSRSYKQARGHGGFIRSDWKELNTLIAAANIWTIKHCGPDRVAGFSPIPAMSMISYAAGTRYLSLIGATSLSFYDWYCDLPPASPMTWGEQTDVPESADWYNSSYIIAWGSNVPQTRTPDAHFFTEVRYKGTKTIAISPDYSEVAKLCDQWLSPKQGTDSALAMAMGHVILKEFHLNNPSEYFLSYARRYTDMPMLVLLEPDESGYYTSGRLLRAADLTDALGEANNPDWKTVALSASGDLVVPNGSIGFRWGEKGKWNLEPQAAGSEVELRLSLIDDRDEVVSVAFPYYGGNENPNFRHVKQEPVLLHQLPVKHITLADGSAGRVVTVYDLMLANYGLDRGMDDANCAQSYDDIKAYTPAWAEQISGVPRKNLEHIAREFAETAHKTRGRSMIIVGAGLNHWYHMDMNYRGLINMLVFCGCVGQTGGGWAHYVGQEKLRPQTGWMPLAFALDWARPPRQMNSTSYFYAHASQWRFEKLSIGELLSPIAQKQKFTGQLIDFNVRAERMGWLPSAPQLNTNPLRLAGLAKEAGQSPVDYTVDALKSGKLRFACEQPDDGNNHPRNLFIWRSNLLGSSGKGHEYLLKYLLGTDSGIQGEECVGKGDAIPEEVEWQTQALEGKLDLLVTLDFRMSTTCLYSDVVLPTASWYEKDDMNTTDMHPFIHPLSAAVDPVWESRSDWEIYKDIAKTFSTLCVGHLGKETDVVLQPIQHDSPAELAQPYDIKEWHKGECDLIPGKTAPNIITVERDYPATWERFTSVGPLLESIGNGGKGINWQTANEVELLRKLNYVKADGPAKGQPMINSAIDAAEMILTLAPETNGQVAVKAWEALGEITGREHTHLARRKEEEKIRFRDIQAQPRKIISSPTWSGLEDEHVSYNSSYTNVHELIPWRTLSGRQQLYQDHPWMRAFGESLVSYRPPIDTRSVTQLQHIPSNGFPEKALNFLTPHQKWGIHSTYSENLLMLTMSRGGPIIWMSEDDARELRIKDNDWVEVFNANGALTCRAVVSQRVKPGSTMMYHAQERITNIPGSEVTGIRGGFHNSVTRICPKPTHMIGGYAHLAYSFNYYGTVGSNRDEFIMIRKMKNINWLDGEGQDQVQGEAQ, from the coding sequence ATGAGCAAGCTAGTGGACAAGTTTCGCTATTTCCGCCAGAAAAGCGACTCCTTCTCGGATGGACACGGGCAGTTGATGAACAGCAACCGCGATTGGGAAGACAGCTATCGCCAGCGCTGGCAGTACGACAAAATCGTAAGATCGACCCACGGCGTAAACTGTACCGGCTCCTGTAGCTGGAAAATTTATGTCAAAAATGGGCTGGTCACCTGGGAAACGCAGCAGACCGACTATCCGCGCACCCGTCCCGATTTACCTAACCATGAGCCGCGCGGCTGCCCACGCGGCGCCAGCTACTCCTGGTATATCTACAGCGCCAACCGGCTGAAATATCCGCTGGTGCGCAGACGGCTGGTGGAACTGTGGCGCGAGGCGCTGGCGCAGCATGGCGATCCGGTGCTGGCCTGGAACGCCATTGTCACCGATCCGGAAAAAAGCCGCAGTTATAAACAGGCGCGCGGGCACGGCGGCTTTATCCGCTCTGACTGGAAAGAGCTGAATACGCTGATCGCCGCCGCCAATATCTGGACCATTAAGCACTGCGGCCCCGATCGCGTCGCTGGTTTTTCACCCATCCCGGCGATGTCGATGATCTCCTACGCTGCCGGCACGCGCTATCTTTCGCTGATTGGCGCCACCAGTCTGAGCTTTTATGACTGGTACTGCGATTTGCCGCCCGCCTCGCCGATGACCTGGGGCGAACAGACCGACGTGCCGGAATCGGCCGACTGGTATAACTCCAGCTATATCATCGCCTGGGGGTCAAACGTACCGCAGACCCGTACGCCAGATGCCCATTTCTTTACCGAAGTGCGTTACAAAGGCACCAAAACCATCGCCATTAGCCCGGACTATTCAGAAGTCGCCAAGCTGTGCGATCAGTGGCTGTCGCCGAAACAGGGGACCGACAGCGCGCTGGCGATGGCGATGGGCCATGTGATCCTGAAAGAGTTCCATCTGAATAACCCCAGCGAATATTTTCTCAGCTATGCGCGGCGCTATACCGATATGCCGATGCTGGTGCTGCTGGAGCCAGATGAAAGCGGCTATTACACATCGGGCCGGCTGCTGCGCGCCGCCGATCTCACCGATGCGCTGGGCGAAGCCAATAATCCGGACTGGAAAACCGTGGCCCTGAGCGCCAGCGGCGATCTGGTGGTGCCAAACGGATCCATCGGTTTCCGCTGGGGCGAAAAGGGGAAATGGAACCTGGAGCCGCAGGCGGCAGGCAGCGAGGTAGAACTGCGCCTCTCGTTGATTGACGATCGCGACGAGGTGGTCTCAGTCGCCTTTCCCTACTATGGCGGTAACGAAAACCCTAACTTCCGTCATGTGAAGCAAGAGCCGGTGCTGCTGCATCAGCTACCGGTGAAGCATATTACCCTGGCGGACGGCAGCGCTGGACGCGTGGTGACGGTATACGATTTGATGCTGGCGAATTACGGGCTGGATCGCGGGATGGACGATGCCAACTGCGCGCAAAGCTACGATGATATCAAGGCCTATACGCCTGCCTGGGCGGAGCAGATCAGCGGCGTGCCGCGTAAAAACCTGGAACATATCGCGCGCGAGTTCGCCGAGACCGCCCATAAAACGCGTGGGCGCTCAATGATTATCGTCGGTGCCGGTCTCAACCACTGGTACCACATGGATATGAACTACCGCGGCCTGATTAACATGCTGGTCTTTTGCGGCTGCGTAGGGCAAACCGGCGGCGGCTGGGCGCACTATGTCGGCCAGGAGAAGCTGCGGCCGCAAACTGGCTGGATGCCGCTGGCCTTTGCGCTGGACTGGGCGCGGCCGCCGCGTCAGATGAACAGCACCTCTTATTTTTACGCGCATGCCAGCCAGTGGCGTTTTGAGAAACTGAGCATCGGCGAGCTGCTGTCGCCTATCGCTCAGAAACAAAAATTCACCGGCCAGCTGATCGATTTCAATGTCCGCGCCGAGCGTATGGGCTGGCTGCCTTCGGCGCCGCAGCTGAACACCAACCCGCTGCGCCTCGCCGGGCTGGCGAAAGAGGCGGGACAGTCGCCGGTGGATTACACCGTCGACGCGTTGAAAAGCGGCAAACTGCGCTTCGCCTGTGAACAGCCGGACGACGGCAATAACCATCCGCGTAATCTGTTTATCTGGCGATCCAATCTGCTCGGGTCCTCCGGCAAGGGCCATGAGTACCTGCTGAAATATCTGCTGGGCACCGACAGCGGCATTCAGGGGGAAGAGTGCGTGGGCAAGGGCGATGCTATCCCGGAAGAGGTGGAATGGCAGACCCAGGCGCTGGAGGGCAAGCTGGATCTGCTGGTAACGCTCGATTTTCGCATGTCCACCACCTGTCTCTACTCGGACGTGGTGCTGCCGACCGCCTCCTGGTATGAGAAGGATGATATGAACACCACGGATATGCATCCGTTTATTCATCCGCTTTCTGCCGCGGTCGATCCGGTCTGGGAGTCGCGCTCGGACTGGGAGATCTATAAAGATATCGCTAAAACCTTCTCCACGCTCTGTGTGGGCCATCTGGGCAAGGAAACCGATGTCGTGCTGCAGCCGATTCAGCACGATTCGCCCGCCGAACTGGCCCAGCCCTACGACATCAAAGAGTGGCATAAAGGCGAGTGCGATCTGATCCCCGGCAAAACCGCGCCCAATATCATCACGGTTGAACGCGACTATCCGGCCACCTGGGAGCGCTTTACCTCGGTTGGCCCCCTGCTGGAGAGCATCGGTAACGGCGGCAAGGGGATTAACTGGCAGACGGCCAATGAGGTCGAGCTGCTGCGTAAGTTGAACTATGTGAAGGCGGATGGCCCGGCGAAAGGGCAGCCGATGATCAACAGCGCTATCGACGCGGCGGAGATGATCCTGACGCTGGCGCCAGAGACCAATGGCCAGGTGGCGGTAAAAGCCTGGGAAGCGCTGGGCGAGATCACTGGCCGCGAACATACCCATCTGGCGCGCCGCAAAGAAGAGGAGAAAATCCGCTTCCGCGATATTCAGGCGCAGCCGCGCAAAATTATCTCCAGTCCCACCTGGTCCGGCCTGGAGGATGAGCATGTCTCTTATAACTCCAGCTATACCAACGTGCATGAGCTGATTCCGTGGCGCACGCTTTCCGGACGTCAGCAGCTTTATCAGGATCATCCGTGGATGCGCGCTTTTGGCGAAAGCCTGGTCTCCTATCGTCCGCCGATTGATACGCGAAGCGTCACCCAGCTACAGCATATTCCGTCGAACGGTTTCCCGGAAAAGGCGCTGAACTTCCTGACGCCGCATCAGAAATGGGGCATTCACTCTACCTACAGCGAAAACCTGCTGATGCTGACCATGTCGCGCGGCGGACCGATTATCTGGATGAGCGAGGATGACGCGCGTGAGCTACGGATCAAGGATAACGACTGGGTAGAGGTGTTTAACGCCAACGGTGCGCTGACCTGTCGCGCGGTGGTGAGCCAGCGCGTGAAGCCTGGCTCCACCATGATGTATCACGCGCAGGAGCGCATCACCAATATCCCCGGTTCGGAGGTAACCGGCATTCGCGGCGGCTTCCATAACTCCGTGACCCGCATCTGCCCGAAACCCACCCATATGATCGGCGGCTATGCACATCTGGCCTACAGCTTTAACTATTACGGCACCGTCGGCTCTAACCGCGACGAGTTCATCATGATCCGCAAAATGAAAAACATCAACTGGCTGGATGGCGAAGGCCAGGACCAGGTGCAGGGGGAAGCGCAATGA